The Chthoniobacterales bacterium genome contains a region encoding:
- a CDS encoding protein kinase: MSTSLPGDNNPAADGAGDALNFQHFSVALVDGHPVELGRGAMGITYKAYDRNLHVHVALKVINGAVLTSDTAKDRFLREARSAAALRHPNVAAVFYLGEQDGSVFYAMEYVDGETIEACIRREIGVSPVMALKIVAQVASALAAAQKEGIIHRDIKPSNIMLMKSDDGEVSVKVIDFGLAKSIESDPNSATVTLTQGGFLGTPHFASPEQLEEGEVDTRSDIYSLGVTLFYMLAGKTPFSGSMAQVMSQHLYRQPPLELLEGQPAVVMELLKSMLAKDPADRPQTALELKKRAEACLEELAFLGETAVTRVPAERPDIGEVVGGRFTLEAALGSAGEFLRFRARDAENPDRLVEVVMVDPAATMIPGLRDEVRQRLGVIERIEADAVRHVVAQGGSGRGWYFAIESVEGISLLRVMKARRSLELEEALVVLRPLALAADAFDAAPAPRPELAPHEIVLTPAGDLSLPLNEWPDLSVKIDALRIEHLLDVPADVTVVHSSAATLRRGDGEDAGNAAFAVAGLACELLGGARFDARSSGQWTPLSELTQDGNLVVRRALDGGFATAAEFVEALVGEGTSRPATPVARVPEAMPPPLPLPEKPAPASSAWILATVLGICALLLAAGIYFLWPNSRPAEPMAGPSATPTPGASPTATPLVTSEPNQTPTATPGAAPEREAYAAAEVQAASLEAAGNDGPALLAYAQLSAAHPEDGALFEAVKRIAQKIETEHPKGVDAAQLPALRPGLEAAGWRGSVNACVVLGHSLLKSDPVASLQWFQEAAKGGRSDAMALAGMMLSSGRGVAKPNPEAAVGWFKASAERNDPNGITYLGECYSLGYGGLPKDDRRAVELLTISSDMGDDRAMGLLGRLYESGRGVEKADPGKAFALYQSAAAKGNMNAQAQLGRLYISGVGVERNTAEAVRIWREGAEKGDAECMRLYAISLEDESISNDPRQAREWYVKSARLGNDRAIAWCQEHDVPFEVSPEATASPTP; the protein is encoded by the coding sequence GTGTCGACATCACTACCGGGAGACAACAATCCAGCAGCGGACGGCGCGGGCGACGCGTTGAATTTCCAGCATTTCTCGGTGGCGCTCGTCGACGGGCACCCGGTGGAACTCGGACGGGGGGCGATGGGCATCACCTACAAGGCCTACGATCGCAACCTGCACGTGCACGTGGCGTTGAAGGTGATCAATGGCGCGGTGCTGACCAGCGACACGGCGAAGGACCGCTTCCTGCGCGAGGCGCGGTCGGCCGCGGCGCTCCGGCATCCCAACGTGGCGGCCGTGTTTTACCTCGGCGAGCAGGACGGCAGCGTCTTCTACGCAATGGAGTATGTGGACGGCGAGACGATCGAGGCGTGCATCCGCCGGGAGATCGGGGTGTCGCCGGTGATGGCGTTGAAGATCGTTGCCCAGGTCGCCTCGGCTCTCGCGGCCGCGCAGAAGGAGGGCATCATCCATCGCGACATCAAGCCATCGAACATCATGCTCATGAAGTCGGACGACGGCGAGGTGAGCGTGAAGGTGATCGATTTCGGCCTCGCGAAGAGCATCGAAAGCGACCCGAATTCCGCGACCGTCACGCTCACGCAGGGCGGGTTCCTCGGAACGCCGCACTTCGCGAGCCCGGAGCAGCTCGAGGAAGGCGAGGTCGATACGCGGTCGGACATTTACTCGCTCGGCGTGACGCTCTTTTACATGCTTGCGGGCAAGACGCCGTTCAGCGGCTCCATGGCGCAGGTGATGAGCCAGCACCTTTACCGGCAGCCGCCGCTGGAGCTGCTCGAAGGCCAGCCGGCAGTCGTGATGGAGTTGCTCAAATCCATGCTGGCGAAGGATCCCGCGGATCGGCCGCAAACGGCGCTGGAATTGAAGAAGCGCGCGGAGGCCTGCCTTGAAGAGCTCGCTTTCCTCGGGGAGACGGCCGTCACCCGGGTTCCCGCCGAGCGGCCGGACATCGGCGAGGTCGTCGGGGGACGTTTCACGCTGGAAGCGGCGCTGGGAAGTGCCGGCGAGTTCCTGCGGTTCCGGGCTCGAGATGCGGAGAATCCCGACAGACTGGTCGAGGTCGTGATGGTCGACCCGGCTGCAACAATGATTCCCGGACTGCGCGACGAGGTGCGGCAGCGGCTCGGCGTCATCGAGCGGATCGAGGCAGATGCCGTGCGGCATGTGGTCGCACAGGGCGGATCGGGCCGGGGCTGGTATTTTGCGATCGAGAGCGTGGAAGGGATTTCCCTGCTTCGGGTCATGAAGGCGCGGCGCAGTCTCGAGCTCGAGGAGGCGCTCGTGGTGCTGCGCCCCCTCGCGCTGGCGGCCGACGCTTTCGACGCGGCGCCGGCGCCCCGGCCCGAGCTGGCCCCGCACGAAATCGTTCTGACCCCCGCCGGTGACCTCTCGCTGCCGCTGAACGAGTGGCCGGATTTGTCGGTAAAGATCGATGCCCTGCGCATCGAGCATCTGCTGGACGTGCCTGCCGACGTGACGGTGGTGCATTCGTCCGCCGCGACCCTGCGCCGCGGAGATGGCGAGGACGCCGGAAACGCGGCCTTCGCGGTGGCGGGGCTTGCCTGTGAACTGCTGGGAGGCGCTCGGTTCGATGCCCGGAGTTCCGGCCAATGGACGCCGCTGTCCGAACTCACGCAGGATGGAAATCTCGTGGTGCGCCGGGCGCTCGACGGCGGCTTTGCCACGGCGGCGGAATTCGTCGAGGCGCTCGTCGGGGAGGGGACTTCGCGGCCGGCAACCCCGGTGGCGCGTGTTCCCGAGGCGATGCCGCCTCCGCTGCCGCTTCCGGAGAAGCCCGCTCCGGCTTCGTCTGCGTGGATCCTTGCAACGGTGCTCGGAATCTGTGCGCTGCTGCTGGCCGCGGGGATTTATTTTCTCTGGCCGAATTCCCGGCCCGCCGAGCCAATGGCCGGACCTTCCGCGACGCCAACGCCCGGAGCCTCGCCGACCGCAACACCGCTGGTGACTTCCGAGCCCAACCAGACCCCGACCGCCACGCCGGGCGCGGCTCCCGAGCGCGAGGCGTATGCCGCGGCCGAGGTCCAGGCGGCGAGTCTCGAGGCTGCGGGGAACGATGGACCGGCGCTGCTGGCCTACGCGCAGTTGTCCGCCGCGCACCCGGAAGACGGCGCCTTGTTCGAGGCGGTGAAGCGCATCGCCCAGAAAATCGAGACGGAGCATCCGAAGGGCGTCGACGCGGCGCAGTTGCCGGCTTTGCGGCCGGGACTCGAGGCCGCCGGCTGGCGGGGAAGCGTGAATGCCTGCGTCGTGCTGGGGCATTCCCTGTTGAAGAGTGATCCGGTGGCGAGCCTTCAGTGGTTTCAGGAAGCGGCGAAGGGCGGGCGCTCGGACGCGATGGCTCTCGCGGGAATGATGCTTTCGAGCGGTCGCGGCGTTGCGAAGCCGAATCCGGAGGCCGCGGTCGGCTGGTTCAAGGCGTCGGCCGAGCGCAACGACCCGAACGGCATCACCTATCTCGGTGAGTGCTATTCGCTCGGCTACGGCGGCTTGCCGAAGGACGACAGGCGCGCCGTGGAGCTGCTGACGATCTCCTCCGACATGGGCGACGATCGCGCCATGGGCCTGCTGGGTCGGCTCTACGAAAGCGGGCGCGGCGTGGAAAAGGCGGACCCCGGGAAGGCCTTTGCTTTGTATCAAAGCGCTGCGGCGAAGGGAAACATGAACGCCCAGGCCCAACTCGGCCGCCTCTACATCAGCGGCGTCGGCGTGGAGCGGAACACTGCGGAGGCTGTGCGCATCTGGCGCGAGGGCGCGGAGAAGGGCGATGCCGAATGCATGCGCCTCTATGCGATCTCGCTCGAGGATGAGAGCATCTCGAACGATCCCAGGCAGGCGCGCGAGTGGTATGTCAAATCCGCGCGGCTCGGGAATGATCGAGCCATCGCGTGGTGCCAGGAACACGACGTGCCTTTCGAGGTTTCTCCCGAAGCCACGGCGAGCCCCACACCGTAA
- the rpmE gene encoding 50S ribosomal protein L31 — protein sequence MRADIHPNYVDTVITCACGAAYRTRSTRDNLKIGICAACHPFFTGEQKFVDTAGRVEKFARRYGSVKATRAAKKSA from the coding sequence ATGAGAGCTGACATTCATCCCAACTACGTCGACACCGTCATCACCTGCGCGTGCGGTGCCGCGTATCGCACGCGTTCGACGCGCGACAATCTCAAGATCGGCATTTGCGCCGCCTGCCACCCGTTCTTCACCGGTGAGCAGAAGTTCGTCGACACGGCTGGCCGCGTCGAAAAATTTGCCCGCCGCTACGGCAGCGTCAAGGCCACCCGCGCCGCGAAGAAGTCCGCCTAG
- the prfA gene encoding peptide chain release factor 1 yields the protein MDFSALVARKRDRFAELDAAVSSSDLFDDPKRAQEVLREHSRLRVLLEKWELFEKSQREIVENEELASGDDEEMAELAQAELKSLQALIPKLELELRVALLPPEPDEDKDAIVEIRAGTGGTEAALFAADLYRMYCRFAEVNGLKVEMMENSPSDLGGLKEVIFRLSGESVFRKMRYESGVHRVQRVPATEAQGRIHTSAATVAVLPEAEEVDLVIPPQDLRIEVCRAGGPGGQGVNTTDSAVQVMHIPTGRIVRCQDGRSQQKNKEAALKIMRSRLLEDKRREEEEKYSAHRKSLIGGGGREEKIRTYNFPQNRVTDHRIGLTLYNLDQFIEGEIGEMIDALYASDVETRLEEATLVA from the coding sequence ATGGATTTCTCCGCCCTCGTTGCCCGCAAACGCGACCGCTTCGCCGAACTGGACGCCGCCGTCTCCTCGTCCGATCTCTTCGACGACCCGAAACGCGCCCAGGAAGTCCTTCGCGAGCACTCCCGCCTGCGCGTCCTGCTTGAGAAGTGGGAGCTTTTCGAGAAATCCCAGCGCGAGATCGTCGAGAACGAGGAGCTCGCCTCCGGGGATGACGAGGAGATGGCCGAACTCGCCCAGGCGGAGCTGAAATCCCTCCAGGCGCTCATTCCGAAACTCGAGCTCGAGCTTCGCGTCGCCCTGCTCCCGCCCGAGCCCGACGAGGACAAGGACGCCATCGTGGAAATTCGCGCCGGAACGGGCGGCACCGAGGCCGCCCTTTTTGCCGCGGATCTCTACCGCATGTATTGCCGCTTCGCCGAAGTGAACGGCCTCAAGGTCGAGATGATGGAGAACAGCCCGTCCGACCTCGGCGGCCTCAAGGAAGTCATCTTTCGTCTCAGCGGCGAATCCGTCTTTCGCAAGATGCGCTACGAAAGCGGCGTCCATCGCGTGCAACGCGTGCCCGCCACCGAGGCGCAGGGCCGCATCCACACCTCCGCCGCCACGGTTGCCGTGCTTCCCGAGGCCGAGGAAGTCGATCTCGTGATCCCGCCGCAGGATCTTCGCATCGAAGTCTGCCGCGCCGGCGGTCCCGGCGGGCAGGGCGTCAACACGACGGACTCCGCCGTGCAGGTCATGCACATCCCGACCGGCCGCATCGTGCGCTGCCAGGACGGCCGCAGCCAGCAGAAGAACAAGGAGGCCGCGCTCAAGATCATGCGTTCGCGCCTGCTCGAGGACAAACGCCGCGAGGAAGAGGAGAAATACTCCGCCCATCGCAAGAGCCTCATCGGCGGAGGCGGTCGCGAGGAAAAGATCCGCACCTACAATTTTCCGCAGAATCGCGTCACCGATCACCGCATCGGCCTCACGCTCTACAATCTCGACCAGTTCATCGAGGGTGAAATCGGCGAGATGATCGACGCGCTCTACGCCTCCGACGTCGAGACGCGACTGGAAGAAGCGACGCTCGTCGCGTAA
- the prmC gene encoding peptide chain release factor N(5)-glutamine methyltransferase → MTVLEVIQSATGYLEKNGVADARLNAEYLLAHALGKRKRLDLYLEFDRPLSDAERAPLRDLVRQRGQGIPLQHLLGTAEFFGRTFLCDGRGLIPRPETEQLVELVQSQIPNPNSRILDVGTGSGVIAITLALEFPEAEVHAVDVSPDALALAQENAAQLGAAERITFHQADLLPPDAASFDIIVANLPYIATDEIPRLSREVQRDPLLALDGGADGLDLVRRLVSHAAEFLSPTGRIFLEVGHDQAQATADLCAAAGLAHAATHRDLQGVLRFATAQRPA, encoded by the coding sequence ATGACCGTTCTCGAAGTCATCCAATCCGCCACCGGTTACCTCGAGAAAAACGGCGTGGCCGATGCCCGATTGAACGCTGAATACCTGCTCGCTCACGCCCTTGGAAAACGCAAACGCCTCGACCTCTACCTGGAGTTCGATCGTCCCCTCTCCGACGCCGAGCGCGCTCCGCTTCGCGACCTCGTGCGCCAGCGCGGCCAGGGCATCCCGCTGCAGCATCTGCTCGGCACCGCCGAGTTTTTTGGGCGCACGTTTCTCTGCGATGGCCGCGGCCTCATCCCCCGCCCCGAGACCGAGCAGCTCGTCGAGCTGGTCCAATCCCAAATCCCGAATCCCAATTCCCGGATTCTCGATGTGGGCACCGGCAGCGGAGTGATTGCGATTACCCTCGCGCTGGAATTTCCCGAGGCCGAGGTGCACGCCGTGGACGTCTCTCCCGACGCGCTTGCGCTCGCGCAGGAGAACGCCGCCCAACTCGGCGCGGCCGAACGCATCACCTTTCATCAGGCCGATCTCCTGCCGCCGGACGCCGCTTCGTTCGACATCATCGTTGCGAACCTGCCCTACATCGCGACTGACGAGATTCCCCGACTCTCCCGCGAAGTGCAGCGCGATCCGCTTCTCGCGCTCGATGGCGGCGCCGACGGTCTCGACCTCGTGCGACGTCTGGTGAGCCATGCGGCCGAATTCCTCTCCCCGACCGGCCGCATCTTTCTGGAGGTCGGCCACGATCAGGCGCAGGCCACGGCGGACCTTTGCGCCGCCGCCGGTCTGGCGCACGCCGCCACGCATCGCGACCTGCAGGGCGTGCTCCGCTTCGCCACCGCGCAACGTCCCGCCTGA
- a CDS encoding BtpA/SgcQ family protein, with protein sequence MNRSLFGKRCAVIGMVHLPGLPGTPHHRLSLPDIVAVARREAADLAGAGVDALLIENMHDRPYCRGGVGPEIVAAMTAAACAVKREVSLPCGVQVLAAANEAALAVALGAELDFIRAEGFVFAHVADEGVIEGCAASLLRARKAWGAEHIKLFTDIKKKHSSHAITADVSIAETAHAAEFFCSDGVIVTGAATGDPVSIDELASVAGATELPVLVGSGATTEGAAALFPHANALIVGSYFKRGGRWDAPIDLRRVREFVRHIAFLRGG encoded by the coding sequence ATGAATCGCTCCCTCTTTGGCAAACGCTGCGCCGTGATCGGTATGGTCCATCTGCCCGGTCTCCCGGGAACGCCGCATCATCGCCTGTCGCTACCGGATATCGTTGCCGTGGCGCGCCGCGAGGCGGCCGATCTGGCGGGCGCGGGCGTGGACGCGCTGCTCATCGAGAACATGCACGACCGTCCCTATTGCCGGGGTGGGGTGGGGCCGGAGATCGTCGCGGCGATGACGGCGGCGGCCTGCGCGGTGAAGCGCGAAGTCTCGCTGCCCTGCGGGGTGCAGGTGCTCGCTGCGGCCAACGAGGCGGCGCTTGCCGTTGCGCTCGGGGCTGAGCTGGATTTCATCCGTGCCGAGGGCTTCGTGTTTGCGCACGTTGCGGACGAAGGGGTGATCGAGGGCTGTGCCGCGTCGCTCCTTCGCGCCCGGAAGGCGTGGGGCGCGGAGCACATCAAGCTCTTTACCGATATCAAGAAGAAGCACAGCTCGCACGCCATCACGGCTGACGTGAGCATTGCGGAGACCGCGCACGCCGCGGAATTTTTCTGCAGCGACGGCGTGATCGTGACCGGCGCCGCTACGGGCGACCCGGTGAGCATCGACGAGCTCGCCTCGGTGGCGGGCGCGACCGAATTGCCGGTGCTCGTGGGGTCCGGCGCGACGACGGAAGGCGCCGCCGCGCTGTTTCCGCACGCGAATGCGCTGATCGTGGGCTCTTATTTCAAGCGCGGCGGCCGCTGGGATGCGCCGATCGATCTGCGCCGCGTGCGCGAATTCGTGCGGCACATCGCGTTCCTGCGCGGCGGTTGA
- the murA gene encoding UDP-N-acetylglucosamine 1-carboxyvinyltransferase, whose product MDKILVHGGASLSGNVRISGSKNSALPILAATLLTKEPCIIHRVPDLSDIHYMLTILSELGAEVERASGTVQIKAENVITDAPYDIVRKMRASVCVLGPLLGREKEATVSLPGGCVIGDRPIDLHLKGFEALGAAVRVQAGNVKVLAPELHGTTINMRGKFGSTVLGTDNIMMAAVLAEGTTVIDGAAEEPEVVDLANFLTAMGAKIEGAGTRRIIIEGVKELHGAEHTVIPDRIEAGTFLVAAAIAGEEVTLQKVVPDHLVSVTDPLQKAGYSVTTNGDRMTVRRNGGKLPLELETQPYPGFPTDMQAQMCALLATSEGISVITEHVFPQRFMHLAELKRMGADIELQGATAVIKGVAQLSGAPVMASDLRASAALVLAGLQAEGTTEINRVYHIDRGYEGIDDKLNQLGANIERVKGSR is encoded by the coding sequence ATGGATAAAATACTCGTTCACGGCGGCGCATCCCTGAGTGGCAACGTTCGCATCAGCGGTTCTAAAAATTCCGCCCTGCCCATTCTCGCCGCCACCCTCCTTACCAAGGAGCCGTGCATCATCCACCGCGTGCCGGACCTGAGCGATATCCACTACATGCTCACCATCCTGAGCGAACTCGGCGCCGAGGTGGAACGCGCCAGCGGCACCGTCCAGATCAAGGCCGAGAACGTCATCACGGACGCCCCCTACGACATCGTCCGCAAGATGCGCGCCTCGGTCTGCGTGCTGGGCCCGCTCCTCGGTCGCGAGAAGGAAGCCACCGTTTCCCTGCCGGGCGGCTGCGTCATCGGCGATCGCCCGATCGACCTGCATTTGAAAGGCTTCGAGGCCCTCGGTGCGGCTGTCCGCGTGCAGGCCGGCAACGTCAAGGTCCTCGCCCCCGAACTCCACGGCACCACGATCAACATGCGCGGCAAATTCGGCTCCACCGTGCTCGGCACCGATAACATCATGATGGCCGCCGTGCTCGCCGAGGGCACCACCGTCATCGACGGCGCCGCGGAGGAACCCGAAGTCGTCGACCTCGCGAATTTCCTGACCGCAATGGGCGCAAAGATCGAAGGCGCCGGCACCCGCCGCATCATCATCGAGGGCGTGAAGGAGCTCCACGGAGCCGAACACACCGTCATTCCCGATCGCATCGAGGCTGGCACGTTCCTGGTCGCCGCCGCCATTGCCGGCGAAGAGGTGACCCTTCAAAAAGTCGTGCCCGACCACCTCGTTTCCGTCACGGATCCGCTTCAAAAGGCCGGTTACAGCGTCACGACGAATGGCGACAGGATGACCGTTCGCAGAAACGGCGGCAAACTCCCGCTCGAGCTCGAGACGCAGCCCTATCCCGGCTTCCCGACCGACATGCAGGCGCAAATGTGCGCCCTGCTCGCCACGAGCGAGGGCATCAGCGTCATCACGGAGCATGTCTTTCCCCAGCGCTTCATGCACCTCGCGGAACTCAAGCGCATGGGCGCCGACATCGAGCTGCAAGGCGCCACCGCCGTCATCAAAGGGGTCGCCCAACTCAGCGGCGCCCCCGTAATGGCTAGCGATCTCCGCGCAAGCGCCGCCCTCGTCCTCGCCGGCCTCCAGGCCGAAGGCACCACCGAGATCAATCGCGTCTATCACATCGACCGCGGTTACGAGGGCATCGACGACAAATTGAACCAGCTCGGCGCGAACATCGAGCGCGTCAAAGGCTCCCGCTAG
- a CDS encoding helix-turn-helix domain-containing protein, with amino-acid sequence MSIESPSLGERIKTLRLERGLSMRALAQGAGLKSVAFVADLERGFRHPSAEVLAALARTLNQPLESLRRYDLRPPVHELRALTIKDPNWALALRKLVDLTQSRGLTPDDLIRLLDKPLARVAGSARSSTSRAPAVADTPPLFEN; translated from the coding sequence ATGAGCATCGAATCCCCCTCCCTCGGCGAACGCATCAAGACGCTCCGTCTCGAGCGCGGCCTCTCCATGCGCGCCCTCGCCCAGGGAGCCGGCCTGAAGTCGGTCGCCTTCGTGGCCGATCTGGAACGCGGATTTCGTCATCCCTCGGCCGAGGTGCTCGCGGCGCTTGCAAGAACCCTCAATCAGCCGCTGGAATCGCTGCGCCGCTACGACCTTCGCCCACCCGTCCACGAACTCCGCGCCCTCACGATCAAGGACCCCAACTGGGCGCTGGCTCTGCGCAAGCTGGTCGATCTCACCCAGTCACGGGGCCTCACTCCCGACGATCTCATTCGCCTGCTCGACAAACCGCTGGCGCGAGTGGCCGGCTCTGCCAGATCCTCGACCTCCCGCGCTCCGGCCGTGGCCGACACACCCCCACTTTTCGAAAATTAG
- a CDS encoding Ig-like domain-containing protein, whose protein sequence is MNRVFSLFALALMSASGVRAMNTPPFVAGVSNQTQSSGAAIGPLSFFLADAETDSDALTISAASSNPTLLPSAGIVLGGSGTTRTITLAPATNEFGTAVVTLTASDGSLSGSFSFAVTINNGASVSGNAPPIIGGVASQVVAAGQKVGPLNFVVADAVTNNGSLTVTALSSNPTLTPTIQVGGTASSRTVTLTPAAGQTGTATITLSTTDGGGLVAKTAFLVTVTPAQTPPSIAGPANQIVTLSSVPPLLNFTVSDGETPAARLWVTARSSNQALLPNSGLALGGADGSRTLAFTPMAGQTGAATVTLTVTDDGGMSAMERFLFVVTDPSAPASRFLRPKGIYSLDSALGGTYNGSSLRDGNIRDYPFVDGYVLHVAWDTVEISPGVYDFFIIQNALNKLPIGQKLSLILSPDEPADIATTPDVTTWVDSSGGSPVTRAVPWDPYLRQRRAAFLHALASTLFDGVALRDHPRLSALNPFLPGGNGGLRDPLPQTLDGLPGYTRAKLLGAVQDELRTLSAEFPRTYVQMGFWPVLDGENAAYGGLSAWEWMRQQLLAEFNGLVRPHIGFFMDNLSANRQAPGQDPPTGFPNTSFAAPMFLSRDAEFNGFQALGPWIQPFRSGTSNNMATNTLNGTPADGIETGYNTFGATYAEIYAIDLDVAAFQPLLQRWHDFFAGIEPDAASDEDGDSLPLGWEQENNLDPRVNSGDDGAAGDPDGDQKTNKTEFVAGTLPRDATSRFEIGPTKINADGSVSGTYPVVAGRSYTVQYSTDMAIWSKLHDAVASVTGTADFTDPSPGDARRFYRVVTPAVP, encoded by the coding sequence ATGAACCGGGTGTTTTCCCTCTTCGCTCTGGCGCTGATGTCGGCGTCCGGGGTTCGTGCGATGAATACGCCGCCGTTCGTGGCAGGCGTTTCCAACCAGACGCAAAGTTCCGGAGCGGCAATCGGGCCGCTGAGTTTCTTCCTGGCGGATGCGGAGACCGATTCCGATGCGCTCACCATTTCCGCGGCGTCCTCGAATCCGACCTTGCTGCCGTCGGCGGGGATCGTGCTCGGCGGCAGCGGCACGACCCGCACGATCACGCTCGCTCCGGCGACGAACGAGTTCGGCACCGCCGTCGTGACGCTCACGGCCAGCGACGGCTCGCTCTCGGGCAGTTTCTCGTTCGCCGTGACGATCAACAACGGCGCGAGCGTAAGCGGCAATGCGCCTCCGATCATTGGTGGCGTGGCGAGCCAGGTCGTCGCGGCGGGTCAAAAGGTCGGCCCGCTGAATTTCGTTGTGGCGGATGCGGTGACAAACAACGGGAGCCTGACCGTGACCGCCCTCTCGTCGAACCCGACGCTCACGCCCACGATCCAGGTCGGCGGCACGGCCAGCAGTCGCACAGTCACGTTGACCCCGGCGGCCGGACAGACCGGCACGGCCACGATCACTCTCTCGACGACGGATGGAGGCGGCCTCGTGGCAAAGACGGCGTTTCTTGTCACCGTCACGCCCGCCCAAACCCCGCCCTCGATCGCCGGGCCAGCGAATCAGATTGTTACGCTCAGTTCCGTGCCGCCGTTGCTGAACTTCACCGTGAGCGACGGCGAGACGCCGGCGGCGCGGTTATGGGTGACGGCGCGGTCCTCGAATCAGGCCCTGCTTCCGAATTCGGGACTCGCGCTCGGCGGGGCCGACGGGTCTCGCACGCTGGCCTTTACGCCGATGGCCGGTCAGACCGGCGCAGCCACGGTGACTCTCACGGTCACCGATGATGGCGGGATGAGCGCGATGGAACGCTTCCTTTTTGTCGTCACCGATCCCTCCGCACCGGCCTCCCGGTTCCTGCGACCGAAAGGGATCTACTCGCTCGATAGCGCGCTGGGCGGCACCTACAACGGCTCGAGTTTGCGCGACGGCAATATTCGCGATTATCCGTTTGTCGACGGCTACGTGCTGCATGTCGCGTGGGACACGGTGGAAATCAGCCCCGGCGTTTACGACTTTTTCATCATCCAGAACGCGCTGAACAAGCTGCCGATCGGACAAAAACTCTCGCTCATTCTCTCGCCCGACGAGCCGGCCGATATCGCCACGACGCCGGACGTCACCACGTGGGTGGATTCCTCCGGCGGCTCGCCCGTCACGCGCGCGGTGCCGTGGGATCCCTATCTGCGCCAGCGTCGCGCCGCCTTCCTGCACGCCCTGGCCTCCACGTTGTTCGATGGCGTGGCGTTGCGCGATCACCCGCGTCTTTCCGCCCTCAATCCCTTCCTGCCCGGCGGTAACGGCGGCCTGCGCGATCCGTTGCCCCAGACTCTCGATGGCCTGCCGGGCTACACGCGCGCGAAGCTCCTTGGCGCGGTGCAGGATGAGTTGCGCACGCTTTCGGCGGAGTTTCCGCGCACCTACGTGCAGATGGGATTCTGGCCCGTCCTCGACGGCGAGAATGCGGCCTACGGCGGCTTGTCCGCCTGGGAATGGATGCGCCAGCAATTGCTCGCCGAATTCAATGGCCTCGTCCGGCCGCACATCGGATTTTTCATGGATAACCTTTCCGCGAATCGGCAGGCGCCCGGCCAGGACCCGCCCACGGGCTTTCCCAACACCTCTTTTGCCGCGCCCATGTTCCTGTCGCGTGACGCGGAGTTCAATGGCTTCCAGGCGCTCGGCCCGTGGATTCAGCCCTTCCGATCCGGCACGAGCAACAACATGGCGACCAATACGCTGAACGGCACGCCCGCCGATGGCATCGAGACGGGCTACAACACGTTCGGCGCGACGTATGCGGAGATCTACGCGATCGATCTCGACGTGGCTGCCTTCCAGCCGCTGCTCCAGCGCTGGCACGATTTTTTTGCCGGGATCGAGCCGGATGCCGCGTCGGATGAGGACGGCGACAGCCTGCCGCTCGGTTGGGAACAGGAGAACAACCTCGATCCCCGCGTGAATTCCGGAGACGACGGCGCTGCCGGCGATCCCGATGGCGACCAGAAGACGAACAAGACGGAATTTGTCGCCGGCACGCTTCCGCGCGACGCGACGAGCCGGTTCGAGATCGGGCCCACGAAGATCAATGCCGACGGTTCCGTGAGCGGCACGTATCCCGTCGTCGCAGGCCGGAGCTACACCGTCCAATATTCCACCGACATGGCGATCTGGAGCAAACTGCACGACGCCGTTGCGTCGGTCACCGGAACGGCCGATTTCACCGATCCTTCGCCTGGAGACGCCCGCCGTTTCTATCGCGTCGTGACGCCCGCCGTGCCGTGA